The Hemibagrus wyckioides isolate EC202008001 linkage group LG25, SWU_Hwy_1.0, whole genome shotgun sequence genome has a segment encoding these proteins:
- the ephx1 gene encoding epoxide hydrolase 1, protein MYVELALAVVLGTVVALIHLKNRQKSLETEDGWWGVGTPLESPEDDSIQPFQVETTQEEIKDLYHRIDQTRPVPSLEDSQFHYGFNSSYLQKVVSYWRNDFDWRRQVEKLNQYPHFKTKIEGIDVHYIHVKPKNLTEGACSVPLMMVHGWPGSFYEFYGILPLLTEPGSPEDIVFEVICPSIPGYGFSEAPHKKGFNSVCAARVFHKLMKRLGFSQFYVQGGDWGWIITTNMAQLEPKIVKGLHVNFAPLVKPSLTIILSMLLGHYFPRLFGFTHHDVKKIFPIKQKLVVSAVKETGYMHIQATKPDTAGRGLNDSPVGLMAYILEKFSTWTDQEFTSLEDGGFKMKFSLDDLLTNVMIYWTTNSIIPSMRFYKENIGKGLTQPHSKIPVVVPTGLAIFPKELVHTPELWARQKYQKLVSYTLMPRGGHFAAMEEPELMAQDIQKFVKIVEGIK, encoded by the exons ATGTACGTGGAGTTGGCATTGGCAGTAGTACTGGGTACAGTGGTTGCTCTCATACATCTGAAAAACAGGCAAAAGTCTTTAGAGACAGAAGATGGCTGGTGGGGTGTGGGAACACCACTGGAAAGTCCTGAAGATGACAGCATTCAGCCATTCCAAGTGGAGACCACACAAGAAGAGATTAAa GACTTGTATCATCGTATTGATCAGACACGACCTGTCCCTTCTCTGGAAGACAGCCAGTTTCACTATGGCTTCAACTCCAGTTACCTGCAGAAGGTTGTTTCATACTGGAGGAATGACTTTGACTGGAGGAGACAAGTGGAAAAACTGAACCAATATCCCCACTTTAAAACCAAAATTgaag GTATTGATGTCCATTATATTCATGTGAAACCCAAGAACCTGACTGAAGGAGCATGTAGTGTACCTCTGATGATGGTACATGGCTGGCCTGGTTCCTTTTATGAATTCTATGGCATCCTGCCCCTGCTGACAGAGCCAGGGAGCCCCGAGGACATTGTTTTTGAGGTCATCTGTCCCTCTATTCCTGGCTACGGCTTTTCTGAGGCACCACATAAAAAAG GTTTCAATTCAGTGTGCGCGGCGCGAGTGTTCCACAAGCTGATGAAGCGACTTGGTTTCAGCCAGTTTTACGTTCAAGGAGGAGACTGGGGCTGGATTATCACTACTAACATGGCTCAGCTAGAGCCCAA GATTGTAAAGGGTCTGCATGTCAACTTTGCACCTCTAGTCAAACCAAGTCTGACCATTATATTATCCATGCTTTTGGGTCACTACTTTCCAAGACTCTTTGGCTTCACTCATCATGATGTAAAGAAAATTTTTCCCATTAAGCAGAAATTAGTTGTAAGTGCAGTGAAGGAGACAGGATATATGCATATACAAGCCACCAAGCCTGATACTGCTG GACGTGGTCTGAATGACTCGCCTGTTGGTTTGATGGCATATATCCTGGAGAAGTTTTCAACCTggactgatcaggagttcacaAGCCTTGAGGATGGAGGCTTCAAAAT GAAGTTCTCTCTGGATGACCTGCTGACCAATGTGATGATCTACTGGACTACCAATTCAATCATCCCCTCCATGCGTTTCTACAAGGAGAACATTGGCAAAGGTCTTACTCAGCCACATTCCAA AATTCCAGTTGTAGTTCCAACAGGTTTGGCAATTTTCCCAAAAGAGCTGGTGCACACTCCAGAACTGTGGGCCAGGCAGAAGTACCAAAAACTTGTGAGCTACACTCTGATGCCCAGAGGAGGCCATTTCGCTGCCATGGAAGAACCAGAATTAATGGCACAAGATATTCAGAAGTTTGTCAAGATTGTGGAGGGGATAAAGTGA